CTGCGTATAGCGTGAAGTGAGATAGAAGATGTCAGGCTGGAAACATACCCAACACATCAAAGAAGCTCGTGTCTTTGGCACACCAACGCTGGGAGCTCCCGAGTGGCACGACTTCACCGTCGACACACTGGAGTTGAATGGGCCTTCCATCCAAAGCCGCACGCGCTTGCGCACGCCCAAGGATGGCTCGCGCTTCCTCGACATCGAAATCGAAGAGTACGAAGGGAAGACTCGACGCAGGAAAACCACGTCCGTGCGACTTGAGGAAGCCGCAGTACTTCGCCTCTTCGACGCGCTGAAGGACAAGTTCGTCGCGACTTGAGCTGTCCAGTTTGGGGCCGACACTCTTCATATCGATTCAGACGAATAGGAGAGTACGCATGGGCAGCAACGCAACGCAGGGCAATCCGCCAATCAAGATCGAAACGGGCAAGCAGCATTGCGAGCAGATCGGCTACTTCGTCGTGCGCGAAGAAGAAGGGTCAGCCGAGATCGAGGTGCAGGACGCGCCCCCACTCGAATCGAGAGAAGACGCCGAACGCTGGATCGAGACGCATGGCATCGTAGGCGTTGACTATTGGATTTGCGCCCCGGTCACACGCTTCTCGCTGCGCCGCGCCGGCTGATACATGCATCGAGCTTCGGAGACACGCTTGCAACGCCACCCGACCTATTCGCTCGGCGCAGAGCTGAGCGCCCTGGCCCAGGACGCGAGGCGCCGGGCAGAGGAACGCAACGCGGCCGATGCCCTGATTCGAGCCCGAGTCGATCTCATGATCGCCCGCTCGTATGTGGCGGGGGCGCGTAGCGTCGGGTGCAGGAAGGCTGCGTTTGTCCTGCTCAATGGGGCGGCCGACAAGAGGCGCAGAGCTCAAGTGGTACTCGGTGGCAGTTCCAAGGCCTGACCGATGATGGTGACACCCGCGATGCATGAGTGGTGCAAGCGACTCGCTGGAGCGCCTGAGCCGGCTGCGCAGGTTCCAACGGGTCTTCAGGCCAGGCGCTCGCCAGGCAGGCGAATGCTGGAGCAGCTCGAGGCTGCTGGGCTCGTGCGCCGGGTGCCCAATCGATGCGACGACGGCCGGGCGCAAGGGGACCGATGGACGATCGCGCTCACCGAGGATGGGAAAGCCCTCGCGCGGCGCCCGGTGCTCAGCGAAACGATGATCTTTGTCCTGGACCTTGTCTACCGCGGATACAAGCCAGTCGCATTCTGTCGTGGTCGCAGCGAGCATGGGGGCCGGCAAGGAACCATCGCGGCGCTGCGCAAATTAGGGCTCCTCGATCAGACGGGAGAGTCCTTGACAGCTGCCGGGCACGAAGCAATCAAGTCGTTGTTCGAGATCAGAGACTAAGCCGGGCCCAGCGGCCGGGCGCGTGGACTGGGCTCCTACCCGCCTTCAACCTTTCGGTTGAGTCTGCCTAAGCTTCATCCGTCTTCTAATGCTCGGGCGGCAACAGTGCTGCCCATACGCAAACGTCAGACCGTGAGGAGTTCGCATCCATGACCTTCAACCTGAGGCGCCTGGTCCAGCCCTTCGATCAGAGCGGTGACCCGGACAAGCCCCGCTGGTACCACTCTTGGTGGTTCGGAGGCCTGCTGGTTGCGGCCGTGATCCTCTGCCTGCTGACGTTCTTGTCGGCTGCATTCTTCGAGCGACGTGAATTGATGCCACTGGCTGCTACCGGGGCCATGCTGCACCTGGCCATCTCCGCGGTCGAGTGGGCGGCCGGACTGCGCCGGCAGGCGTGCAACACGCTTTACTTGGCCACGCTCTTCGTTATGACAGCGTCTGCGGCGCTCTACGCTTAGGAAGGGCGCTGAATGCCTGAAATCGAAGCAGCGGCCGCCCTGGTGGGGTGGCTTCCATTCATCGGCCTGCTTTGCGCGGCGGGCTGCCTTACTGCAGGGCTGGTCCATGCCTATCGTGCCGTGTGGCTGTGGCGGCACGGGGACACGCCGATTCACGATCCTCTGCTGGCCAAAGCCCTCAAGAGCATCAAGCCGCCCCCTTATGCGATGTATGCCGCGTCCTGGCTGTCCGTGGGCTCGGGACTGGCGGTCTTGACCGCAATGCTCTGGCGTTGAATCGGCCGCGGCGCCTCGCAGACAGACTTGGATTCGAAGCGTCTCCTCGTACATTGAAAGTACAGGCCACGAAGGACGCCGCCCCATGCAAGTCGATCAACTCGCCCACGTTCGAAGCCAGGTAGCTGCTCAGCTCGAGTCGCGCGGCTGGAAGATGCTTTCAGGCGTGGCGATCGCCATGAAAGAGGTCGAAACGGCGGTCGGCCAAAAGACTGCGCATGCCTACCTCGGCAAGTTCCAGGCTGACAGTGAAAACTGGACGCTGACTGGCTCCTACTGGAGCGAGGGGCGGAACGTCCTCGAACCGGCCATGACGCTGATACCGACAACAGCCGACGAAGAGAAGCTTCGGGCGTGCGTCGAGGCTTTCGCCGAAGAGGCAGAGAGGTACGTCGCACAGAGCTACGCGGTGAAGCTGCGGCGCGAACACGGCATCGGCGGGAGCCGAAGCTAGAAGAGGTCGGCGACAGGCCGACCTTCCTCCAGCACTACACAAACGACCTGACGAAGCAGTCGAGCAGCCGTTGGCCGCTGACCAGCTGGACGGGCCGACCACGGAGTGCGTCGTACGTCTTTGGCCCGGAGCGGCCGCAGTGAACGAAGATCCCGCCGGCGTAGCCTCGATCTTTGACCACGGCGCAGAAGTCGCGCACGTCGTTCGGCGTCACCGCTGCGTCAAAGCGCTTGACCTGCACGGCAATGGTCCTCAGGCCGGCCCACGGAAACCAGCAGCGTCCGTCGACGCCGCCGTCGCCGGTGTAGCGCCGGCTTCGAAGCACCAGCGCGCCGGCGTCTTCAAGGGCTGACATCGCGACCTCCTCGAATACCAGCGGGTCCACCTGCCGGAGGTAAGAAAAGGCTTGCGCCGCCGCGTGCGGCCCTTTGAACCGGCGCAGGGTGGAAAGGACGCGCCGCGATTGGCGCACCCTGCGCCGGTGCTGCGGCTTGCCGGCCAGGCGAACGACGTTCACCAGGCGCGAAACGTAGGTGAGGAAGCCGCGGCGGCGAGGGGCCTCGGGCGCAGAGCGCTGGGTGGCGGCGTAGGAGGCGGTGATTGCTGTAGCCATGTCGAAGATCTGAAGTTGTCAGGCGGCCAGGCCGAGGACGGGGGCGGCGGCGCGGCGCGGCACGCCGTCGATCGGGGGAAGCGCTGCCGGTGCGACCTGGTCCGCGGCAAGGTGCTGCAGCTTGGCGAGCAAGGCGCGAGCGTGCTGGGCGGTCTCGCCAGTGGCAGCCGGAAGGCCGGCGGTGATTTGCTTGATGCTTGCGTTGAGTGTCCAGATGCAGGCGCCGGCGCAGTCGCTTTCGATGGCGGTGAGGATTTCAGGGGTCAGGTGATCCATGTCGTTCTCCTGTAGGTGATGGGTGAAGGTTCAGGCGAGGACTTCTTCGGCCGGTGCTGCGGCTACCGGGCGGTGTGAGGGGGAGCCGAGGTAGCAGCTGGTGACGCGGGTGCGGCCGTGCCCGAGCAGGCGCGCGGCACGTTGCCGGGCTCGCTTGTCGCCGGCCGGCGCCGTCGTGCCGCCTCGGACCGGGGAAGGGGCTCCGGTCTCGGCCTCAAAGGTGTCGTTGACGAACTGGTGCCGCAGGCCGTGCGCCACCACGCCGAGCTCGGCGCGGGTGATGCCGAAGCGCTCGAGCACGTAGTAGAAGCGGCGCTGGGACTGCTGGGCGGTCTGGCCGGGCTTTCCGACGAACATGCCGGGCGCCACAGCGGCCTCGACGCGCTGCAAGAGTTCGCGCTGGGCGGCGTTGGACACAGGCACGTCGCGCGGCCGGCCGCCCTTCGTGCCTTCGCAGATCCGCAGGAAGGTGTCGTGCTCCGGGAAGGCAGCGGCGTCGCGCTCGAAGGCCTCCGCCCGCGTGCGCAGGGCGCCGTGTGGCCGGAAGTGCCGCGATTCCTTGGGGCGCATGCCGAAGCGGTAGCAGAGCTCGATCTGCAGGCCCACCCAGAAGTCGAAGGCGCGGATCTCAGGCAGCTTGGCTTCGAACTGCACGGCCTTGGCCGTCCAGCTGTGGTCGACGGTGGCCACCTGGTGCCGCTTGGCATGTACCGAGTCGGTGCCGACGTAGTACTCCACCTTCCGGACCAGGTCGGGCTTGCCGATCCACTCGCCGTAGGTGCGCAAGATGCTCAGATAGGCGTGGATCGTGCCCGTCGAGAGCTTGCGAGAGAGCCACAGGTCGACAGCAGCCTGGATGTGGCGATTGCCGAGCGTCCGCGGATCGCACTCGTGATAGATCGTGCTCTTGCGCACGTCGCGGAAGAACTTGGCCAGGAAGCGCTGCCGGTTCAGCATGGTCTTGAACGACACGCCCTTGTGCTTGGCGCTGTGCTCGTGGTTGTGCAGCTTGAGGATCGCCCCCAATACGCGCAGCCAGTCGTTCGTGCCCATCGGCGCGGTGCTGAGAATGGTCTGTGGGTCTGAGGGTGCGCCGGCCGTTTCCCGCTTGGCATGGGTGCCAAGCGGTGGGAGGGCGGCCCCCCGGTACTGCTGTCCTTCGAACATGACGAATCTCCTACGTGCGGCCGGTGTGCCAGTTCGCCCGCGGATGTCGTTCGGACACTGAGGTCTTGCCGGTCGCTGGTGTCCAAAGCAGCGGCGGCACAGGAGGTTGCATAGCTACGTCAGCCCCAGTCAGCCTCCAGGCTGGGGAACGCTTCCGGTTGTTCCGCGGTGTTGGGAAACGCCGCGCGGTGGTCGTAAAAAAATCTACCCAGAGCCATGCAGGGCATTTCTGCGCTACATGACCTCGTGCACCCGAAGGTGCGGACGCGAACTCCTCAGGGAAGTCGGCGTCACCCAGCTCTGGCGCTGGGCATCACTGGTTGTGTTCGGTAACCCGTTGTTGGTCGCTGGAAGGATCCTCCTACCACCAGAGGAAAAGCGACGCGTGGTCTGAGCACCGGGTGACGCGCCGCAATGGGGGCGATCAATCACACGGCTCGCGCAAGGCGGGCGACGACGCAAACGGGGGGTTGTGGCTACGCGGCTCTATGGCAGCGCGCAGCGAACGCCCTGTGCTCAATGGCAGCGGGGCGACACGTTGAAAGATCCGAAATACCCGGATCGATAAGGGGAGGGAGAGATGCACCGCGTCTTGCGCGGCTTGACTCGCGATGAGTCGATGACAGTGCGGGTCACGACCGCTAACGGCTGCTTAGGCTCAAGGCACCGGCTACAGCATCGCCGACCTGCTTGAAGTGGCAGGCACACATGGCACGAGAGGAATTAAACGCGCGTAGCACGCGACGTGTCAAGCGCAACCCTTGACTTCCCGGCAACACATTTTAGGCGCCATCAACTTTCCGAAGGGGCGAGATAGGGATGTCCACCGGGGGTTGACAGGCACTATGGCCGGCCTCAGGTTCCGATGCAAGCGTTCGAGATCGGAATTTTGCTGATGCGACTATGGACCTTGGGAAGTAGAAGTCCTGTTCAAGTGGCACTTGGACTGAGCGCAGTCGCCAACTCGAGACGGTGCGATCGATCCGAAGTGCCACTTGAACCGGACTTAAGCCGGACTTCGAGGGCAGATTGCCGCCGTCGTTGCGCGGAATTGGGCTGATTTCCGTTTGGAGTCGATGGGGTTGAACAGCATCCTTCGTGTGGTTCAGTTGAAACACGAAAGGAAAGCCATGAGTCCCATCATCCGAGCGATCGACGTCGGGTTCGGCAACACGAAGTACGTGGTGGCCTCGAACGAAGGCAAAGTCGAATGCGCCCACTTCCCATCGCTCGCATTCCACTCGGCGCATGAGCCGACAACGAACGGGCTGGGCGGGAAGCGAAAGACCGTCGCCATACCAATCGATGGCAACTTCTATGAAGTGGGCCCCGAAGTGGAGCTGGCGGCCAATCCTCTGCGAGTGAGGCGCCAGCACGACAAGTATTCGGAAACGGACGAGTACAGGGCGCTCACTGCCGGTGCGCTGCACTACATGAAGGTCGAGGCGGTGGACGTGCTTGTTCTCGGCCTGCCCGTTGCCCACTACATCGCGAAGCGGGCGTTGCTGGAGAAATCTATGACGGGCGCCTTTGACGTGGGACGCAAGCGTCAGGTGCAGGTCAAAAAGGTCGTAGTGATGGCGCAGCCGCAGGGCGCCCTGTTTCACTTCGCGACGAAGACGGGCCGAATCAAGGAGGTGATGGACAGCCGCAGCTTGGTCATCGACGTCGGAGGGCGGACCTTCGACTGGCTTGTCACCCTGGGCACGCGTCCGATGCCGCGTCAGAGCGACTCAGTGGATCGCGGTGTCAGAGTGGTGTGCAAGGCGATCGCTGAGTCGATCAGCGAGGACATCGGCGAGCAGTACACCGACCTCGAGGCTATCGACCAGGCCCTGCGAACTGGAAAGGGGCTGAAGGTCTTCCAGAAGCCCTACGACCTGAAGAGGTTCGACAAGACGATCCAGAACATCACCGAAGGCGCCGTGGACCTGATGGGAGAGAAGCTAGAAAACAGCTACGCGTTTGACAACGTGGTGCTGGCCGGAGGCGGAGCCTACCTATACAAGAAGGCGTTGAAGAAGCGTTTCCCCCGCCTTGCGATTCAGGAGATTCCAGAGCCGATGTATGCCAACGTGCGCGGATACCAGCTCTTCGGCGAGCAGTACATGCGCGAGATGATGGCGACACAGGCCGCTTCCCCAGGAACTGGTGAGTCGCGCGCCCAAGGGGACGCTGTCGGAGCAGCGTGATGCAGGACGAGCCGAATGAGGAGGACAAGATCGTTATGCAGGTGACCCTGTATCGGATGGAATCGCCAGATCTATTCCATCTGCTGGCAGCGATGAGGGCCAAGAAGAGATCTGCACGAATCAAGGATCTGGCGAAGCTTGGTTTGATGGTTGAGCGGGGAGGTCAGTTGAGCATTGCACCTGTCGGATACGCACCCAAAGCGGCGGCGTTGCCTGTGAAGCAGGCAGATGACCCCGAGGGGGGAATGCAGTTGGCAGCGTCGATGCTCGACTGGGGTGACGAAGGTAGCTGAACGGGAATCAGGATGGGACGCGACTATGTGAAGGCAAGCGACCTTGCAAGGTTGGGTTACTGCGAGAGGCAGGTCGTTTTCGATGCGTCTCATGGACGGCGGACGACACCTGACCAGCGCGAAGCACGGGCGCGAGGCAATGCGGCACACGAGGCCTTCTATGAGGAAAGCAAGCGTGTCGCGGAGCTGAGCAAGCGGAAGGGCAAGTGCTTCATCGCGACGGCAACACTCGGACAGTGCGAAGAGACGAGCGCTCTCAGGGCGTTCAGAGATCTCTTCCTGAGAAGAACAGCTGCCGGCAGGTTCTTCATAGGGTGGTACTACTCCATGTCACCCCTGGTTTGCACATGGCTTGACCGAAGCCCTACGGCGAAGGCACTTGCGACAAGAGTTCTGAGAAGGCTCGGCCAACTTGCCCAATTGGCGGTTGCACGAGTAGTGAAGGAGGATTGAGGCGATGGAGTGGGCGTCTGCGGTTGTTCTAGTTCTGATCCTGTTCGGGTCGGCACTTGCTGTTTCTCGTTCGAAGAGAGATCAGGACCTCGAGGCCTGGCTTCCCCCGGAATTGCAGGGCGCGCAACTCGCCTATGCCGAGAAAACGTTCAAGTCGACCATCCACAAGCTGGTGGCCAAGCTGGACCGTGCGTACCGCTACAACGGAGTTATCACACTGATCGAGTTGAAGACGAGAAAGCGGGTGCAAGCGACCCTCTCGGACATCATCGAATTGTCCGTTCAGCGGATCGCTCTCAGAGACGCAACGGGAGAGTACGTGTCCAAGGTGGCCTATGTAGCAGTCCAGACGGAGGCAGGCGGGCGGAAGCATGTAGTGCGAGTCGACCTGCTGGACACACGTAAGGTGGTCGCGCTACGGTCGAGACATGAGATGTTGAAGTCTCAGCAGGTTCGAGACCCGCGTCCTGCACGATCATTGCCTATGTGTGTGGCTTGCCCGCATAAGAAAGACTGCCACGCTCGATACAACGATCGTTGTTAAATCAAAGACAATGAAAAAGGGCCGCGTAGCGGCCCTTGGTCATTTCCGGAGACGGTTCAGCGGATGGTTGGGACGTTGAACGCCATTCGCTCCATGGCGCTATTTGCTGCATCCTGCAAGGCACGGGCGAACAACTGGTAGCTGTCGTTCGTCGGTCCGAAGTCGTAGGTCTTCACCCCGCTCCAGGTGGCACCAACGTACTCCTCGAGCGTGCCGAGTTGATCGACAAGGCCCAGCTCCTTTGCTTCAATGCCAGACCACACCTCGCCGGTACCGTAGTCGACGCCGGGCTTGAGGGCTTTGCCCCTCTTCTCCTTCACGTCGTTCAGGAAGACCGTGCCGAAGTAGTCGACCAGGTGCTGAGCCTTCGCATCGACCTCAGGGCTAACGGGCGTATATGGGTTCAAGAACGACTTCAGTTTGCCCGATGCGTATACGCGCTGGCTGACGTCGACCTTGGCAATGGCCTTGTCGAGGCGCCAAGGGGCCATGATGGCGCCGATGGACCCGACGAATGCGTAGCGCGCAGCGACGATCTTGTCAGCGTGGACAGCGATCATGTACGCCGCGCTGGCGCCGATGTTGTTGACCACGGCGACGACTTCCTTGGGATGCTTCTTCTTCAGGCTTTCGATCGCCGTGTAGATGCGTTCAGCTTCGACTGGAGCACCGCCGCCGCTGTCGATGTGCAAGACGACAGCTTTGACCTGCGGGTTTTCGAACGCTTTCTGCAAGCTGGGGATGATGTTGGCAGCGGAGGCCTTCTCGTTGCTGCCGATGGGGCCGTCGATGCGTACGACGCCAACCACCTGGCCCCAAGGGCCCCAACGGAACCCGGTGGAAGAGCTGAAGAAGAACGCGAAATAGAGAAGGCCGAGGATCAGGGGGGCGCCGAAAACCAGGCCTTGCAGCAAGGAACGGTGCCGACGCTCGGACTTGCGTTCGGCCGCTGCCTGCTTTTGAGAGGCGTCGAGGGATTCACGATAGCCCTTGAGCTCTCGGACAAGCTCCAAGAGGAGGATTTGCGAGTCTTGTTGCGCGGCAGTGCCCGGCCGCGCCAATTGTGGATCTGTGGTGTTCATGTTCATCTTCGCTCCGGTTTAGCTGCCACCAGCGGCGCAGGAACGATATGAACGAAGGGCATGGGTAGCCCAGCAAAAAAGGCCCGCGTTGCGAGCGATGAAGGCGACAAGTGGAATGTTCTAGCCCGACAGGGCGTCAGCGCGCATCGCGGCGTGAAGCGAGCCTTTTGGCCAGGGCTTCAACGGACTCCTCTTGATTGAGCCTTGCGAGGTCATCTGCCAGCTGCTTCTGCTTTGAGATCGGGCAGCGGAGTTCAAAGCCAGGAACCATGCGATTCAGGTTGGTCGTAAAGGGAACCGACGTTCTGACGACAGTCGACGAAGCGCAGGCCGAATGGGCGATCTTCTCCAAAGATGCTTGATCGAGTTGACGAGCAGCATCGCCATGAACAACGAGCGTCTGACCATCGGCACAGCGGCTCGATACGAAGCCGGCGCCGACCCGAAACAGGAGGTCTGCTTGGTCGCTCACTCGAGCGTTTCCGGGAACAAAAACCAGTGAGCCAAGATTGCCAGTGGTGTTCGGACCGAGGTCACAGATGGTGTCGTCGGTCGGCTTGTTCGGACGAAGCGACACAGCCCAAGAAACTGCCGGCAACGCAATGGCGACCGCAGCGGCGAGAAGAACTGAAGAACGCGTTTGCATCATGACAGGCCCCCTTGCTTTTCGGATCGAACAAGTATATTTGGAGTGCGGTGCACACCGCATGGGAGATCGACTATGAAAAACAAACTGTTCCTGTCAATCGTCGCGACCTTCGCAAGCTCGGCTGCGTTTGCTGCAGATGCCGCGGCTCGCTCGCGGAGCACCGTAACCGGCGTTCTTGTGCTGCTGTTGGTTGTCGCCGGCGCCTACCTCTTCGTCTTCCTGACTCGGGGCGGCGTCGACCGAAAGCACTCGAACCCGATGGACTTCGACAAGTTCACGACGCCGTCAGACCGCCCCAGCATCGAGCGGTACTGATCACTTTCGAGGTTTTCTCTGGCCCGAGCTGGGCATCATGGTGGGAATCTCGGACGTGGCATTGCGATCCTGCTGGAGCGGGCTATTGGCCGCGCGAACGCGTGCCTCTTCCAGGCGAGCATTTCGCTCGCCTTCGTTCTCGATCACGTCGTCGCCAAGCATCTGGGCGGAGCGTGCCGCCATGCTGTCGGAGGTCTTGAGGGTGCCGCCCTCGGTACGAGTGAGCTTGTGCCGTTCGTTGAATGTGCCGATGTCCTGGCTGGCAGTGGCTGTTGCGCGCGAGCCGTCAGCGGAAACAGAGCTTCGGAACTCAGCTGGGTTGGCCAACGGGTCGTTTGCTCCGCCTCCGAGCGGTGCAGAGGGCATGGACGCCGAGCCAGGCGAACCGACAGAAGGTGCACGACCCGGTGAAGGAA
The sequence above is drawn from the Piscinibacter gummiphilus genome and encodes:
- a CDS encoding restriction endonuclease — translated: MATAITASYAATQRSAPEAPRRRGFLTYVSRLVNVVRLAGKPQHRRRVRQSRRVLSTLRRFKGPHAAAQAFSYLRQVDPLVFEEVAMSALEDAGALVLRSRRYTGDGGVDGRCWFPWAGLRTIAVQVKRFDAAVTPNDVRDFCAVVKDRGYAGGIFVHCGRSGPKTYDALRGRPVQLVSGQRLLDCFVRSFV
- a CDS encoding phage integrase N-terminal domain-containing protein, which produces MFEGQQYRGAALPPLGTHAKRETAGAPSDPQTILSTAPMGTNDWLRVLGAILKLHNHEHSAKHKGVSFKTMLNRQRFLAKFFRDVRKSTIYHECDPRTLGNRHIQAAVDLWLSRKLSTGTIHAYLSILRTYGEWIGKPDLVRKVEYYVGTDSVHAKRHQVATVDHSWTAKAVQFEAKLPEIRAFDFWVGLQIELCYRFGMRPKESRHFRPHGALRTRAEAFERDAAAFPEHDTFLRICEGTKGGRPRDVPVSNAAQRELLQRVEAAVAPGMFVGKPGQTAQQSQRRFYYVLERFGITRAELGVVAHGLRHQFVNDTFEAETGAPSPVRGGTTAPAGDKRARQRAARLLGHGRTRVTSCYLGSPSHRPVAAAPAEEVLA
- a CDS encoding PRTRC system protein D; amino-acid sequence: MSPIIRAIDVGFGNTKYVVASNEGKVECAHFPSLAFHSAHEPTTNGLGGKRKTVAIPIDGNFYEVGPEVELAANPLRVRRQHDKYSETDEYRALTAGALHYMKVEAVDVLVLGLPVAHYIAKRALLEKSMTGAFDVGRKRQVQVKKVVVMAQPQGALFHFATKTGRIKEVMDSRSLVIDVGGRTFDWLVTLGTRPMPRQSDSVDRGVRVVCKAIAESISEDIGEQYTDLEAIDQALRTGKGLKVFQKPYDLKRFDKTIQNITEGAVDLMGEKLENSYAFDNVVLAGGGAYLYKKALKKRFPRLAIQEIPEPMYANVRGYQLFGEQYMREMMATQAASPGTGESRAQGDAVGAA
- a CDS encoding CFI-box-CTERM domain-containing protein, with the protein product MGRDYVKASDLARLGYCERQVVFDASHGRRTTPDQREARARGNAAHEAFYEESKRVAELSKRKGKCFIATATLGQCEETSALRAFRDLFLRRTAAGRFFIGWYYSMSPLVCTWLDRSPTAKALATRVLRRLGQLAQLAVARVVKED
- a CDS encoding S49 family peptidase, with the protein product MNMNTTDPQLARPGTAAQQDSQILLLELVRELKGYRESLDASQKQAAAERKSERRHRSLLQGLVFGAPLILGLLYFAFFFSSSTGFRWGPWGQVVGVVRIDGPIGSNEKASAANIIPSLQKAFENPQVKAVVLHIDSGGGAPVEAERIYTAIESLKKKHPKEVVAVVNNIGASAAYMIAVHADKIVAARYAFVGSIGAIMAPWRLDKAIAKVDVSQRVYASGKLKSFLNPYTPVSPEVDAKAQHLVDYFGTVFLNDVKEKRGKALKPGVDYGTGEVWSGIEAKELGLVDQLGTLEEYVGATWSGVKTYDFGPTNDSYQLFARALQDAANSAMERMAFNVPTIR